Proteins from a single region of Geothrix sp. PMB-07:
- the cutA gene encoding divalent-cation tolerance protein CutA, giving the protein MTDACTIMTTCGSEETALTIAAALVDQAYAACVNILPSIKSYYYFKGETHLDEEVMLIIKTTRELFPQVSDVISDLHTYEVPEILMFSVEEGSEPFLDWIRQSVNRLA; this is encoded by the coding sequence ATGACCGATGCCTGCACGATCATGACCACCTGTGGCAGCGAGGAGACCGCTCTGACCATCGCCGCCGCGCTGGTGGACCAGGCCTATGCCGCCTGCGTGAACATCCTCCCCAGTATCAAAAGCTATTACTACTTCAAGGGCGAGACCCACCTGGATGAGGAGGTCATGCTGATCATCAAGACCACCCGGGAGCTCTTCCCCCAGGTCTCCGATGTGATCAGCGACCTGCACACCTACGAGGTCCCCGAAATCCTCATGTTCTCGGTGGAGGAGGGCTCCGAGCCCTTCCTCGACTGGATCCGCCAGAGCGTCAACCGCTTGGCCTGA